The proteins below come from a single Eubacterium limosum genomic window:
- a CDS encoding helix-turn-helix domain-containing protein, giving the protein MNRNNDRQTCENTKLQNNMFKDLDDVVNVKDIQKMLHNVSRQYVCKLIRTGRIPGKKIGKGYLVPKIYVIKYILENEENA; this is encoded by the coding sequence ATGAATCGAAATAATGATAGACAAACTTGTGAAAATACTAAACTTCAAAACAACATGTTTAAAGATCTTGATGATGTTGTAAATGTTAAAGATATACAAAAAATGCTTCATAATGTAAGCAGACAATATGTATGCAAATTAATAAGAACTGGCAGGATTCCAGGTAAAAAAATTGGCAAGGGATACTTGGTTCCAAAAATATATGTTATTAAATATATCTTAGAAAACGAAGAAAATGCATAG
- a CDS encoding tyrosine-type recombinase/integrase, giving the protein MVAGHLEEKNGLYYCVISYYERPGKRIRKWIPTGLRVKGNKKKAEKKLLEVRSKYIIPNAANDLNTEMLFGDYLRKWLEYRKSAIAITTYHSYKTRIERKIAPYFDERKMKLGSLKAAHVQEFYIHLENEKLKPCTIKCYHELMNTALNYAVRSELILANPLRLVYRPSVRKSIEPHSCYNELELEKLFKVSEGTLLEIPILLGAFYGLRRSEIIGLKWSAVDFENNLININHTIVPVYSESSYIYVKENRTKTISSRRTLPLIDPVKGKLIKLKAIQLNNRLVCGNAYEDTEGYICVNEVGRLYTPNWLTTSFGKLLKKHGLRHIRFHDLRHSCASILLRKGVQMKYIQEWLGHSNIATTADIYSHLEVSDMIPLASTIEKAMQVPDNPESSNLLSFV; this is encoded by the coding sequence ATGGTAGCAGGACATTTAGAAGAAAAAAACGGATTGTATTATTGTGTTATTAGTTATTATGAGCGACCAGGTAAAAGGATCAGAAAGTGGATACCAACTGGTTTAAGAGTAAAGGGGAATAAGAAAAAAGCAGAAAAGAAGCTACTGGAAGTAAGAAGTAAATACATTATTCCAAATGCGGCGAATGATCTCAATACGGAGATGCTTTTTGGTGACTATTTAAGAAAGTGGCTGGAATACAGAAAATCGGCTATTGCGATTACAACTTACCACTCGTATAAAACTAGGATCGAAAGAAAAATTGCCCCCTATTTTGATGAGCGCAAGATGAAGCTGGGGTCTTTAAAAGCTGCGCATGTGCAGGAGTTCTATATTCATTTAGAAAATGAAAAATTGAAACCTTGTACAATTAAGTGTTATCATGAATTAATGAATACCGCACTAAATTACGCAGTTCGTTCTGAGCTGATTTTGGCTAACCCGCTTCGTCTGGTATATAGACCTTCAGTTAGAAAATCAATTGAACCACACAGCTGTTATAATGAGCTTGAACTCGAAAAATTATTCAAAGTAAGTGAAGGTACATTACTGGAGATACCGATATTATTAGGTGCATTTTATGGCCTGAGAAGATCAGAAATTATAGGGTTGAAATGGAGCGCGGTTGACTTTGAGAATAACTTAATTAATATTAACCATACGATTGTTCCGGTATATAGTGAGTCAAGTTATATCTATGTCAAGGAAAACAGGACAAAAACGATTAGCAGTAGAAGGACACTTCCTTTGATTGATCCGGTAAAGGGTAAGCTGATCAAGCTAAAAGCAATCCAGTTAAATAACCGCCTGGTGTGTGGTAATGCTTATGAAGATACGGAAGGATACATATGCGTAAATGAAGTAGGAAGATTGTATACTCCAAACTGGCTTACGACCTCTTTTGGAAAACTATTAAAAAAACATGGATTACGACACATTCGGTTTCATGATCTCAGGCATAGTTGTGCTAGTATTCTTTTGAGAAAAGGTGTTCAAATGAAATACATACAGGAATGGCTTGGGCATAGCAATATTGCAACAACAGCTGATATTTATTCGCATTTGGAAGTATCCGATATGATCCCACTGGCATCAACGATTGAAAAAGCGATGCAGGTTCCGGATAATCCAGAAAGCAGTAACCTGTTATCATTTGTTTGA
- the hcp gene encoding hydroxylamine reductase: MSMFCFQCEQTALGKGCTKHQGVCGKKDHTAHLQDELTGAMIGLARVMEKEEAPNDEVSKLVMKGLFTTVTNVNFNDPTIKKQVEDLHNLQKAIGGEIRDFDMQELWNANEDIRSLKSLILFGLRGMAAYAYHADVLGYHNEDVNAFFLTALRAIGGEEDMDTLLALVMDTGNVNLQCMAMLDKANTETYGIPEPTEVSMTIEKGPFIIITGHDLHDLYLLLEQTKDKGINIYTHGEMLPTHAYPKLKAYPHLKGNFGTAWQNQQKEFDGVPAPILYTTNCLMPVKDSYSDRVFTTEVVSYPEMVHIGPDKDFTPVIEKALELGGYPEDHKMTGINGGSVLTTGFARGTVLSVADKVVEAVKGGSISHFFLVGGCDGAKPGRNYYTEFVKQTPDDSIVLTLACGKYRFNDLDLGTIAGLPRIMDVGQCNDAYSAIQIALALADAFDCTVNELPLTLVLSWYEQKAVCVLLTLLSLGIKNIYLGPTLPAFVSSNVLNVLVERFGLTPISTPEEDLKKILEK; this comes from the coding sequence ATGTCCATGTTTTGTTTTCAATGCGAACAGACTGCTTTAGGAAAGGGCTGTACCAAGCACCAGGGAGTTTGCGGCAAGAAGGATCACACCGCACATCTGCAGGATGAGCTGACAGGCGCTATGATCGGTCTGGCACGGGTGATGGAAAAGGAAGAAGCGCCCAATGATGAAGTCAGCAAGCTGGTGATGAAGGGGTTATTTACCACTGTGACAAATGTTAATTTTAACGATCCAACCATTAAAAAACAGGTGGAGGACCTGCACAATCTGCAAAAGGCCATTGGTGGTGAAATCCGTGATTTTGATATGCAGGAGCTCTGGAACGCCAATGAAGATATCCGCTCCTTAAAATCGCTGATTCTGTTTGGACTGCGCGGTATGGCAGCTTACGCTTATCACGCCGATGTGCTGGGGTATCACAATGAGGATGTCAACGCCTTTTTCCTGACTGCGCTGCGTGCCATTGGCGGTGAAGAAGATATGGATACGCTGCTGGCGTTGGTCATGGATACCGGCAATGTCAATCTGCAGTGTATGGCCATGTTGGATAAAGCCAACACAGAAACCTACGGAATACCTGAGCCGACAGAGGTTTCCATGACCATTGAGAAGGGGCCGTTTATCATCATCACAGGCCATGACCTGCATGATCTTTATCTGCTTCTGGAACAGACGAAGGACAAGGGGATTAACATCTACACCCACGGTGAAATGCTGCCGACCCACGCCTACCCGAAGCTCAAGGCTTACCCGCACCTCAAAGGAAACTTTGGTACGGCATGGCAGAATCAGCAAAAGGAATTTGACGGTGTACCGGCGCCTATTCTCTACACGACCAACTGTCTGATGCCAGTCAAGGATTCCTACAGCGATCGTGTTTTCACCACCGAAGTGGTTTCTTATCCTGAAATGGTGCACATCGGACCAGATAAAGATTTTACACCTGTTATTGAAAAGGCCCTGGAGCTTGGCGGCTATCCGGAAGATCATAAAATGACCGGTATCAACGGCGGCTCTGTATTGACAACGGGCTTTGCAAGGGGAACTGTGCTGTCTGTGGCCGATAAGGTTGTAGAGGCTGTAAAAGGCGGCAGCATCTCCCATTTCTTCCTGGTTGGCGGCTGTGACGGCGCGAAGCCAGGACGGAACTACTACACAGAGTTTGTTAAGCAGACACCAGACGATTCCATTGTCCTGACACTGGCCTGCGGCAAATACCGGTTCAACGATTTAGATCTTGGCACTATCGCTGGCCTGCCGAGAATCATGGATGTTGGACAATGCAATGACGCTTACTCGGCCATCCAGATCGCTCTTGCCCTTGCAGATGCCTTTGACTGCACCGTCAACGAGCTTCCGCTCACACTGGTATTGTCCTGGTACGAACAGAAGGCCGTCTGTGTACTGTTGACGCTGCTGTCCCTTGGCATCAAAAATATCTACCTTGGACCAACACTTCCAGCTTTTGTTTCTTCGAATGTATTAAATGTGCTGGTTGAACGTTTTGGTCTGACACCAATTTCCACGCCGGAAGAAGACCTGAAAAAAATTCTTGAAAAATAA
- a CDS encoding GntR family transcriptional regulator, with amino-acid sequence MGLFDHQLDKNIPVPLYYQLKTLLEEYIEKEHTSYEEPIPTEMEISEAFGISRPTVRQAINSLVVEGRLYRKKSKGTFVTRPKIHQNFLESIQSFNEEMEEKGLTPKTEVLGLVVVACDEEVGRALQLEVGTEVVRLERLRYANDEPIVHVVSHLPHSLCNEMLEKDFTRVSMYHVMETELGLTIDYATRRLEAILADSSTAKTLGISKGSAIQYIQTIAYLTDETPVEYSKAHYRGDRSHFTFRLKRN; translated from the coding sequence ATGGGATTATTTGATCATCAACTCGATAAAAATATACCGGTGCCGCTCTATTACCAGCTTAAAACGTTGCTGGAGGAGTATATTGAAAAGGAACATACCAGTTACGAAGAACCTATTCCAACGGAAATGGAGATCAGTGAGGCTTTTGGAATCAGCCGTCCAACGGTACGCCAGGCGATCAACTCGCTGGTGGTAGAGGGAAGGCTTTACCGCAAAAAGAGCAAAGGCACCTTTGTGACCCGGCCTAAGATTCACCAGAATTTTCTGGAATCGATCCAGAGCTTTAACGAGGAAATGGAGGAAAAAGGGCTGACGCCTAAAACTGAAGTGCTCGGCCTGGTGGTAGTGGCCTGTGACGAAGAGGTGGGGCGTGCCCTGCAGCTTGAGGTGGGGACAGAGGTCGTACGGCTTGAGCGCCTGCGCTACGCCAATGACGAGCCCATTGTCCATGTGGTCAGCCATCTGCCGCACAGCCTGTGCAATGAAATGCTGGAAAAGGATTTTACCAGGGTTTCCATGTATCATGTGATGGAGACCGAGCTGGGGTTGACCATTGATTATGCCACCAGGCGACTTGAAGCCATACTGGCGGACAGCTCTACGGCTAAAACCCTGGGCATCAGCAAAGGCTCCGCGATCCAGTATATTCAGACCATCGCCTACTTGACCGACGAGACGCCGGTAGAGTACTCCAAGGCCCATTACCGCGGGGACAGGAGCCATTTTACGTTTAGATTAAAACGCAATTAA
- the deoC gene encoding deoxyribose-phosphate aldolase, with the protein MKTLTVKELAGYFDHTLLKAFVTDEDFKKLCDDADKYGFKMVAINSAPVALCKEYLKDSPVHVGAAISFPLGQTTIEAKVFETKNAIENGADEIDYVINIVELKNKNYDYIKREMEAIVAVCRENDVLSKVIFENCYLTKDEIAKVAEIAREVKPDFIKTSTGFGTGGATVEDVKLMKSIVGDDVKVKAAGGIRDLETCLAMIEAGAERIGSSSSIEITEAYAKTL; encoded by the coding sequence ATGAAAACACTAACTGTTAAAGAACTGGCAGGCTATTTTGATCATACACTCTTAAAGGCCTTTGTCACGGATGAGGATTTTAAGAAGCTGTGTGATGATGCCGACAAGTACGGCTTTAAGATGGTTGCCATCAACTCGGCTCCGGTAGCGCTGTGTAAGGAGTACCTGAAGGATTCACCTGTGCACGTGGGCGCAGCCATCAGTTTCCCCCTTGGACAGACAACCATTGAAGCCAAGGTTTTTGAGACTAAAAATGCCATTGAAAACGGCGCGGACGAAATTGATTATGTCATCAATATCGTGGAGCTGAAAAATAAGAATTATGATTATATTAAACGTGAAATGGAAGCCATTGTGGCAGTCTGCCGTGAAAACGACGTGCTGTCAAAGGTTATTTTTGAAAACTGCTATCTGACAAAGGACGAAATTGCAAAGGTAGCCGAGATCGCCAGAGAAGTGAAGCCGGATTTTATCAAGACTTCAACAGGCTTTGGTACAGGCGGAGCGACCGTGGAGGATGTAAAGCTCATGAAATCCATTGTCGGTGACGACGTGAAGGTCAAGGCCGCTGGCGGTATCCGCGATCTTGAAACCTGCCTGGCAATGATCGAAGCCGGCGCAGAAAGAATCGGCAGCAGCAGCAGTATTGAAATTACAGAAGCTTACGCAAAAACATTATAA